The stretch of DNA ACTAAGAAGGCCACGGAAGCAGCGCACATGCCCCCGGCTCCTGCCCACCCAAGCACCTTCAGCTGTAGAGGCAAAGTAAAGTGTCCCATCACTTTTCGATTTTGGGTTAGCAACATCATCAGAACCATCACGGGTGCTGCTAGAATCCCATTGATAACCGCGGCAATGAACAAGGCTTTGATCGGGTCCAGATGAACGAAGTTCAGAGCCAAACCGGCGATCGTGGCCGCACCCAGCGTGGCATAAAATTTGAAGGCTCTCTTCGGCTTGATCTCGAGATCTACTCGCCAGTGCATCGCTTCTCCGATTGCGTAGGCTGCGCTTCCCGCCAGTACCGGAACGGCGAGAAGGCCCGTTCCTATTATTCCTGCAGCAAATAAGACATAGGCAAAGCGTCCGGCCAGCGGTTCGAGAGCTTGCGCCGCTTCCGTTGCCGTTTGGATGTTCGTCTGTCCATGGGCATGCAAAGTTGCCGCAGAGGTAAGCATGATAAAAAATGCCACCAGGTTGGACGCCGCCATGCCAAAGTAGGTGTCGATCTTGATTCTGCGAAGTTGCTCAGGCGCCTGTGAGGGATCTTTGCGTAGAGATTTATCTTCTTTTTTATCTCGAACTTCTTCTGCTTCCTGGGATGCCTGCCAAAAAAACAGATAGGGACTAATAGTAGTCCCCAGTACTGCCACCACCATCATGCAGTACTCCCCATGAAATCCATTTAAGGGGGGCAGA from Terriglobales bacterium encodes:
- a CDS encoding divalent metal cation transporter yields the protein QAGAQFGFSVLWLTLFSYPFMCAIQEISARIGRVTGAAISASLRKAYPRPIVMGIVFLLLISAIFNLGADLGAMGEAAHLLVGGPRWVHILGFGLLSMVLQVFIPYTRYVNYLKWLALSLFAYVVTAFLVHVSWSEALRALILPPLNGFHGEYCMMVVAVLGTTISPYLFFWQASQEAEEVRDKKEDKSLRKDPSQAPEQLRRIKIDTYFGMAASNLVAFFIMLTSAATLHAHGQTNIQTATEAAQALEPLAGRFAYVLFAAGIIGTGLLAVPVLAGSAAYAIGEAMHWRVDLEIKPKRAFKFYATLGAATIAGLALNFVHLDPIKALFIAAVINGILAAPVMVLMMLLTQNRKVMGHFTLPLQLKVLGWAGAGGMCAASVAFLVGAFWS